CGCGCGGGGTGCTCGCTCAGTGAGTAGCGCATCGGAGTGAATTCCGTGTGGTAGATGGTGACCGCGTCGCCGAAACGCTCGCGGGCCTCTTGCTCGGTCAGCCCGACCTTGCCGGCTGGCGGATGGCTGAAGACGACCGTCGGCACGTTCTCGTAGTCGAGCTTGGCGTCCGGTTTGTCGTTGAACAGCCGCTCGGCGAGGCGCCGACCGGCAGCGATCGCGACAGGGGTGAGCGGCTCGCGGCCAATCACGTCGCCAACGGCACAGATACCGGGCACATTGGTGTTCTGATAAGCATCGACAGCGATCGAGCCATCCGCCAACGTCTCGACGCCCGGTACCTCGAGGCCGAGCTGATCGGTGTTCGGGCGGCGGCCGACGGCCCAGATGACGGTGTCGAAGCCGTCCAACGGTTCGCCGCCGCGGCGCAGCAGGGCCTTGCCGTTCGGTGTCTCGGCGAGACCCTCGACCTCGAAGCCGAGATGGGTGTCGATCCCCTGGTGGGCCATGTTTTCCGCTAGGACCTGGCTCGTCTGCTCGTCGAAGGCGAAGAGCATGCGGTCTTCCAGAGCGACGAGTGTCACCTCGGAGCCGAGCGCCCGCAGCACGCCGGCGAGTTCGACACCGATGTAGCCGCCGCCGACGATCGCGATTCGCCGGGGTTGCCGGGGCAGCGCGAAAAAGCCGTCCGACGTGATGCCGAGCTCGGCGCCGGGCATCCTGGGGACGATCGGTGCGCTGCCGGTCGCTATGACGATATGGTCCGCGCTGTAGTGCTCATCGCCGATGGCGATCGTGTGGGTATCGACGAAGCGGGCGTGGCCGGTCAGCCGGGTCATGCCGAGTTCGGCCGCGTAGCCCTCCCAATAGTCGTTGATGCGCGAGACGTAGCGATCGCGCTCGCTGATCAGCCGAGTCCAGTCGATGCCCTCGGGCCGGGCCCGAACGCCAAAGCCTGGGGCGTCGGCGACGGCGTGGGCCAAGGTCGCGGCGTACCACATCACCTTTTTCGGCACGCAGCCGGCGTTTACGCAGGTGCCGCCCAATTTCCCGGCGTCGACGATGGCCGCTCGGCGAGAAAACTGAGCGGCCTTTTCGGCGACGGCGAGCCCTC
This portion of the Thioflavicoccus mobilis 8321 genome encodes:
- the gorA gene encoding glutathione-disulfide reductase; this encodes MNNHFDLIAIGGGSGGLAVAEKAAQFSRRAAIVDAGKLGGTCVNAGCVPKKVMWYAATLAHAVADAPGFGVRARPEGIDWTRLISERDRYVSRINDYWEGYAAELGMTRLTGHARFVDTHTIAIGDEHYSADHIVIATGSAPIVPRMPGAELGITSDGFFALPRQPRRIAIVGGGYIGVELAGVLRALGSEVTLVALEDRMLFAFDEQTSQVLAENMAHQGIDTHLGFEVEGLAETPNGKALLRRGGEPLDGFDTVIWAVGRRPNTDQLGLEVPGVETLADGSIAVDAYQNTNVPGICAVGDVIGREPLTPVAIAAGRRLAERLFNDKPDAKLDYENVPTVVFSHPPAGKVGLTEQEARERFGDAVTIYHTEFTPMRYSLSEHPARTAMKLVCVGSDERVVGIHMIGDGVDEMLQGFAVVVKMGGTKADLDATVALHPTSAEELVTLKVPDPPLGAD